The following is a genomic window from Rutidosis leptorrhynchoides isolate AG116_Rl617_1_P2 chromosome 8, CSIRO_AGI_Rlap_v1, whole genome shotgun sequence.
TATCGGCTGGCCTCGATGCTACGTAACACCAAATCGTTTAACTGAAAGTCCAGTGGCTTAACTTTTTTGTCATAGTGGTTTGCGATTTTTTGTTTCTTCTCAGCTTGTCGGATATGTGCTATTGCCCGCCGTTCTTCCAGAGCATCTAAGTTTTCTCGTAATGCGTCATCATTTTGTTGTGCATAGAATGTTGTTATTCGGTCGGTTGGGACAATCACTTCGGCCGGTATAACCGCTTCGGTTCCGTACACTAGACTGAAGGGTGTTTCGTTCGTACTATCTTTCGGTGTTGTCCGGTGTGCCCATAGTACATATTGGAGTTCATCCACCCATCCTTGTCGGTGTTTACCTTGTCTTGCTTTTATGCCGGCAACGATGTCCCTGTTAGTGACCTCAACTTGTCCGTTGGCCTGTGGATAGGCCACgaaagtgaatgactgttgaatgtcCATGTCTGCACACCAGTCTTTGAATGGATTGTGTGCGAACTGTGTGCCGTTGTCGCTGACTATCTCTCGTGGTAAGCCAAACCGACAAACAATGTCCTCCCATACAAAGGTTAAGATTTTTCTTCTCGTAATCGTGCTTAACGGTCTCGCCTCAACCCATTTAGTAAAGTAGTCGATTGCGACTACTAAGAATTTAACATTGCCGACACCTCATGGGAATGGGCCGACAATGTCGAtcccccatttgcagaatggccaagcGGCGTGTATGGGAATCATGTTTCGACGAGGGGATCTGTTGACTGGAGCGTGTATCTAGCATCCCTCGCAGTTTACGATCAGGTCATATGTATCCTGGTACATATGTGGCCAGAAATAACCCATTCTCTTGATCCTGCTAACTATCGTTCAGTAGCCGGAGTGCGTTGAGCAGGCCCCCTCATGCATTTCGCGTATTATTTCTTTGGCATGTCCCGGGCCAACGTACCTTAAGTAAGGTTCTGTGAACGACCTGTACATGATGCCGTTTTTAAAATAATACATTGGTGCCCGCATTCGTATCCTACGGGCTTGTAATTTGTCTTCCAGGAGTGTACCGTCGGCAAGATATTTTATGAAGGGTGTCATCCAACATTCTTCTTCTATTGTGATTGTCGCCATGAGGGTATCCTCTTCAGTTGACTTTCTTTCCAGCACTTCAACCATAACTTTTTTAGTAAAGTGATCGTATAGCAAAGAGGCAAGCTTGCTCAAAGCATCTGTTTCTTGTTACGATTACGGGGTATTTACTTTATTTCGAATGCCGTGAAGGTGTTGGTTAGTGTCTTCGTGAGTTCTAGGTATTTTTGCATCGATGTATCTCTTGCTTCGAAGCTGCCGTTTAACTGGCTTGCCACCAGTTGGGAGTCGATATAAGCCGTGAGCTGTCGTACATCAATACTTTTAGCCAAGCGTAATCCGGCTATTAGTGCTTCGTACTCGGCCTCATTATATGAGGCAGCAAACTTCAACCGAATAGCGTAAGTTATTTCTTCTCCGTTTGGGGAAACTAGGAGTATGCGTATGCCAGCCCCCTCCTCACTTGACTCCCCGTCCTTATATAGTTCCCAGAATTCGTCCATCTCTCTTCTTGTAACTGTGGTTTCGCCCTGCTTGGTCATGTCGGAAGGGAGCTCTACTAGGAAGTCTGCTATGACTTGGCTGTTGACCGAATGTCTCGGGAGGAAAGTGATTTCGTGCTCTCCGAGTTCTATTGCCCATTTAGCCATTCTTCCGGAGATTTCTGGCCTAGTCAGGACGTGTTTAATTGGTTGGTCCATGAAAACTTGTATCGGATGTTCTTGAAAATAGCGTCGTAGCCGTCTGGCTGCGTGTACAAAAGCGTAAATTAGTTTTTCCATGGCCGGGTATTTTACTTCCCCGTTTTGCAATACTTTGCTTACATAGTACACCGGCATTTGAGTTTTGCCGCTATCGGCGATTAGGACCGAGCTGATTGCCTCAGAGGAGGCGGCCAGGTATACCGTGAGGGTTTCACCCGGTATAGGTGCCGTTAATGCTGGAAATTCTTTTAAGAATGCCTTCACATACTGGAAGGCCCTCTCGGCCTCATCCGTCCAAAAAAAATCTTTTTTGCTCAGGCAACCCTTCAACGTCTAGAAAAAGGGAAGAGCTCTGTCGGTAGCCCGTGACAGAAACCTTGTGAGTGCCGCTAGCTTCCCGTTTAGGCTTTGCACGTCTTTTTTACTCCTGGGTGACTGCATGTCTTCGATTGCTTGGATTTTTTTCTAGTTTGCCTTGATTCCTCGCGGAGTGATCATGAAACCCAAGAAACGGCCTTCTTCCATTCCGAAAGAGCATTTTGACGGATTTAATTTCATGTTGATTTTGCGTAGCGAATCAAACATTTCGATGATGTCTAAAATCATTTGTTCTTCTGTTTTGCTCTTGATGACGATGTCGTCCACGTATGCTTCGATATTTCATCCGATTTTATCTTGGAATACTTTGTCGATTACCTGTTGGTATGTTGCTCCGGCATTCTTTAACCCAAATGGCATTTTGGTATAGCAGAAAATGCCTTTGTTCGTGAAGAATGCAGTTTTTCCTTCGTCGGTTTCTGCCATTGGGATTTGTTGGTAACCCCTGTATGCATCCAGGAAGCTTAGGAACTGAAAACCTGAGAGGGACTTAACTTTACAGTCCATTTTTGGCAGAGGGTAATTGTCTTTTGGGCATGCTTTGTTGATGTCTTTGTAGTCGACACACATGCGCCAAGATTCGTCTGCCTTCTTTACCATCACGGGGTTCGCcacccatgtttgatattttacttTTTTCATTATACTGGCGTCAACCAGTCGTTGTAGCTCATTATCCAGGAATTCGCTCCGTTCTAATGCCATTGCTCTTTTCTTCTGAACGACCGGTGTGATATTCGGGTTTACGTTTAGCCGATGCTGGGCTATTTCCCGTGGGACACCCGTCATGTCGGATGGATCCCCGACGAAGACATCTATATTTGCTTGTAAGAGTTTGCAGAGCGTATCCTTTGCGTTGGTGCTCAAAGTAGCGCCAATCTGGCTCCGTTGGTCTGGATACTTGGGATTTGGGGATACGTACACGTTATCATGGACTACAATATCACTGCTTCCTTTGAATATTTGCATGCATTTGATTGGTTCCATTTCTTGCATTCGGATTGTAGCGACTCCGGCTGGAGTCGGGAACTTCAGCATGCCGTGTACTGTTAACACAATTGCACCAAACTTCTGCATGGCATTACGTCCCAAGATAATGTTATATCGTGAGTCTGTTTTGACTATGGCGAATTCGATGTCTGCCGCACTTTGCAAGGGTAATGTTCCCAAAACAACCTCCAGCGTGATGGAGCCCACCGGCTAAGTTGCAGCACTGTTGAACCCCGCCAATGGCGAAGTTCCAGCTTTcttctataacaaccctcatttttccactttgtaatgactataatgcccctaggttttcattgttgattcgtactttatattagggttgttatccggacatattaaatgaagtaattaatactcgtaattaatgtaaaccctaaccctaataataataatattattattattattaaatgtatatattacgtattaaaatgtatataatctatattaatataaataaaatgtaaataaaatataaatatgagtaaatatataaaatgattaagtaatgggttacaaatgtaaatttataaaataaataaatatatgtatatgtatataagccgaaatatatatataaatatataatagatTATGTTAATTATATAAAAGAGAATAAAATACAAAACAATTCTAGATTGTTccatttaataaaaaaataaaaataaaaaggaaagCCTAAGTCGGtcgaataaaaaaaaagaaattaattttatttttcttttaaaaaGGAATGTGTATTTGTCTTGGACCCCAAGTAATTAAAAATCTATATATATGGCCTTAACCCCTCATTATTTTTCATCAAATTATTGGGAGCTCC
Proteins encoded in this region:
- the LOC139863976 gene encoding uncharacterized protein encodes the protein MDIQQSFTFVAYPQANGQVEVTNRDIVAGIKARQGKHRQGWVDELQYVLWAHRTTPKDSTNETPFSLVYGTEAVIPAEVIVPTDRITTFYAQQNDDALRENLDALEERRAIAHIRQAEKKQKIANHYDKKVKPLDFQLNDLVLRSIEASR
- the LOC139863977 gene encoding uncharacterized protein yields the protein MRVVIEESWNFAIGGVQQCCNLAGGLHHAGVHGMLKFPTPAGVATIRMQEMEPIKCMQIFKGSSDIVVHDNVYVSPNPKYPDQRSQIGATLSTNAKDTLCKLLQANIDVFVGDPSDMTGVPREIAQHRLNVNPNITPVVQKKRAMALERSEFLDNELQRLVDASIMKKVKYQTWVANPVMVKKADESWRMCVDYKDINKACPKDNYPLPKMDCKVKSLSGFQFLSFLDAYRGYQQIPMAETDEGKTAFFTNKGIFCYTKMPFGLKNAGATYQQTLKGCLSKKDFFWTDEAERAFQYVKAFLKEFPALTAPIPGETLTVYLAASSEAISSVLIADSGKTQMPVYYVSKVLQNGEVKYPAMEKLIYAFVHAARRLRRYFQEHPIQVFMDQPIKHVLTRPEISGRMAKWAIELGEHEITFLPRHSVNSQVIADFLVELPSDMTKQGETTVTRREMDEFWELYKDGESSEEGAGIRILLVSPNGEEITYAIRLKFAASYNEAEYEALIAGLRLAKSIDVRQLTAYIDSQLVASQLNGSFEARDTSMQKYLELTKTLTNTFTAFEIK